The Brachyspira aalborgi genome has a segment encoding these proteins:
- the mgtE gene encoding magnesium transporter, producing MTENREYTEIINIIENKRWDKLKYSLADMHAAEIVDIIRILDNDKNKSILFRLLSTEKAADVFSELDSSEQEALISSMNDNQLMELIHEMSPDDRTSLFEELPSDITKNIFSLMKETDLNITRQLLGYPEDSVGRIMTPEYIDVKPDFTIKQTLEYIREFGKDSETFEVIYVVGKNDILLGYILLKDLLFAKNEEAKIKDLMHTDIIYLSVYSDQEEAVKVGRKYDLLYIPVVDSKNALIGIVTIDDIFDIAEEEDTEDFHKLGAISVDDDFSGNIKQAGIFTLYKKRIVWLFILVFINIISGYFIGLFEATISKYVSLIFFLPLLIDSAGNAGAQSSTLIIRSLSVGDVKKSDWLFMLGKEILISAALGLTMGLTVSLLAIFRGGFIIAFVVSLSMVLVVIIGSLIGLCLPFIFIKLKKDPTTSSVPLVASICDISGTSIYLFLATIILSKFGN from the coding sequence ATGACAGAAAATAGAGAATATACGGAAATTATTAATATTATCGAAAATAAAAGATGGGATAAATTAAAATATTCATTAGCCGATATGCATGCGGCGGAAATAGTAGATATAATTCGCATACTCGACAACGATAAAAATAAAAGCATATTATTTAGATTATTATCTACAGAAAAAGCGGCGGATGTTTTTTCAGAATTGGATTCAAGCGAACAGGAAGCTTTAATATCTTCAATGAACGATAATCAATTAATGGAACTTATTCATGAAATGAGTCCCGATGATAGAACTTCTTTATTTGAGGAATTGCCAAGCGATATTACAAAAAATATTTTTTCTTTAATGAAAGAAACCGATTTAAATATTACAAGGCAATTATTGGGTTATCCCGAAGATAGCGTTGGAAGAATAATGACGCCAGAATATATAGATGTTAAGCCCGATTTTACAATTAAACAAACTTTAGAATATATTAGAGAGTTCGGCAAAGATTCTGAAACTTTTGAAGTTATTTATGTAGTAGGTAAAAACGATATATTATTAGGATATATTTTATTAAAAGATTTATTATTTGCAAAAAATGAAGAAGCTAAAATAAAAGATTTAATGCATACGGATATTATATATTTGTCGGTTTATTCGGACCAAGAGGAAGCGGTAAAAGTTGGCAGAAAATACGATTTGCTTTATATTCCCGTAGTCGATTCTAAAAACGCATTAATTGGAATAGTAACGATAGACGATATTTTTGATATCGCGGAAGAAGAGGATACTGAAGACTTTCATAAACTTGGAGCTATAAGCGTAGACGATGATTTTTCAGGAAATATTAAACAGGCTGGAATATTTACTTTATATAAAAAAAGAATTGTTTGGCTTTTTATACTTGTATTTATTAATATAATTTCGGGATATTTTATCGGTTTATTTGAAGCGACTATAAGCAAATATGTTTCTCTTATTTTCTTTTTGCCTTTATTAATAGACAGCGCGGGAAATGCGGGCGCGCAATCTTCAACTTTAATAATAAGAAGTTTATCGGTTGGCGATGTAAAAAAGAGCGATTGGCTTTTTATGTTAGGAAAAGAAATATTAATATCGGCGGCTTTGGGTTTAACTATGGGTTTAACAGTTTCTTTGCTTGCGATTTTTAGAGGCGGATTTATTATAGCTTTTGTCGTTTCTTTATCTATGGTATTAGTCGTTATAATAGGAAGTTTAATAGGTTTATGTTTGCCGTTTATATTTATAAAATTAAAGAAAGACCCGACTACGAGCAGCGTTCCTTTAGTCGCTTCAATTTGCGATATTAGCGGAACTTCTATTTATTTATTTTTAGCTACGATTATTTTATCGAAATTTGGAAATTAA
- the pfkA gene encoding 6-phosphofructokinase, translated as MAEIKRIGILTSGGDASGMNPAIRSVVRTAIANGLEVVGIREGYQGLMYNNVYEMNPGSVGGIINHGGTILFSARSPEFQTEEGMKKAADNMRYHGIEALVVIGGDGTYKGALDFASHHPEFPIIGIPGTIDNDIYGTDYTIGYDTAVNVAMEAIDKLRDTATSHGRCFVVEVMGRHAGYIALEVGIASGAEDILIPETPTDLDKIVEELQLAKKRGKKSSIIVVAEGDESGGAMETAKSIEGKTGFDTRVTILGHMQRGGSPTSRERLMAARFGYIAVKALLEGKTNVAVGIWKGEYTYTSLADAVKKVPKIDPVDLELCRTLAI; from the coding sequence ATGGCTGAAATAAAAAGAATAGGAATATTAACTAGCGGAGGAGACGCTTCGGGAATGAATCCCGCAATAAGAAGCGTTGTTAGAACCGCTATAGCAAACGGACTTGAAGTTGTAGGAATAAGAGAAGGCTATCAAGGTCTTATGTATAATAATGTATATGAAATGAATCCAGGAAGCGTTGGCGGAATAATAAATCATGGCGGAACTATATTATTTTCGGCAAGGTCGCCCGAATTCCAAACCGAAGAAGGAATGAAAAAAGCGGCAGATAATATGCGTTATCATGGAATTGAGGCTTTGGTAGTTATAGGCGGAGACGGAACTTATAAAGGCGCTTTAGATTTTGCAAGTCATCATCCTGAATTTCCTATAATAGGAATCCCTGGAACTATAGATAACGATATATACGGAACTGATTATACTATAGGATACGATACGGCTGTTAATGTCGCTATGGAAGCGATAGATAAATTAAGAGATACGGCTACAAGTCATGGAAGATGTTTTGTAGTTGAAGTTATGGGAAGACATGCAGGATATATAGCTTTGGAAGTTGGAATCGCTTCTGGAGCGGAAGATATACTTATACCTGAAACTCCAACCGATTTAGACAAAATTGTAGAAGAATTACAACTTGCTAAAAAGAGAGGTAAAAAATCTTCTATAATAGTTGTCGCCGAAGGAGATGAATCTGGCGGAGCTATGGAAACGGCTAAAAGTATAGAAGGAAAAACGGGATTTGATACTAGAGTCACTATATTAGGACATATGCAAAGAGGAGGCTCGCCTACTTCAAGAGAAAGATTAATGGCGGCAAGATTTGGATATATCGCAGTTAAAGCTTTATTAGAAGGAAAAACAAATGTAGCGGTTGGAATTTGGAAAGGAGAATATACTTATACTTCTTTAGCGGATGCCGTTAAAAAAGTGCCAAAAATAGACCCTGTAGATTTGGAGTTATGCAGAACTCTCGCTATATAA
- a CDS encoding Ig-like domain-containing alpha-2-macroglobulin family protein has protein sequence MKNIISKIICLLIFLFAGDNLFCAVLVDRATPIGENNSRYNYEAITVSFNQQMVNLQTIKEITNQYFSFNIDIKGSYRWLSVNTLAFYPSETLPDNTKIAITLKKGIKSEVSGEVLANDYTWEFNTIRPIRVKSSPYNEQWDVATDVNIVVYYNMPIYLQSAKEKITLISESEEYFNYNIDFDIRYATTNDLRYWEIDEYDLRQVLVITPKEKFDKNEAVVVHIDSGLAAIDGDLGSAEHYSFHFHTHDNFYLSEKNREQTLSASYSPEPPKISFSTRVNWADLIRNIEITPQIQLPSEEDLEDETWSRKDFSLYSLRFNPNIKYSIKIKESLKDIYGQTLGKEETIILNVTDYNPRVSIPSGMGIVEAYEGVRFPIEVINPNPITVQSRYVDKNNIIPFLLINGGVYRYDNSTEFKNYTNMHKNLLGYDSKSTFEANVPRNRYITTPLYLTNYMNNKKYGFLSLNFNALVGYDNYTYKSSSQIQITSMGVTGKFSGDSNTIFVTDLRTGNPVANAQVEIRDDFNKILATATTDENGIANTEGFRALNIKRTSRWDTPRQWAIVTKGEDISFINSDFGTGISPWRMDVNYDYYQEDKNYNGAMFSERGLYKPGEDVHIKGVVRENKIGNWQIPTDLSNAIFTVDNSRGDEILKGNVEINEFGSYLIDFTLPVDAPTGYYNVSVSFTNGSTNDYNLFSLSQSFRVEEYKALEFESRLWVEDKKYFLGDTMPIKMSGWYLFGEPMISNTIDYNISMRETFFIPPNNAGFRFTKLSWYEDEYYSDYYSTLSTGTGALDNKGEYLYNPKIDASRSIHSANLMIEATITGEDSQKVSSSKNVLVHGSDFYIGIRRQGYFLETDKKTQLDFIAVDPEGNRLKGKKIEIQIIRRHWESVRKAITGGRFQWESKQIDDIIETKTITTGINPVAFAFTPKNSGLYIITARAKDSANREVAADEYMYVIGKDYAAWAMFDDDLLELITEKEEYVPGETARIMVKSPYENATALVTVEREFVIDSYVTNIEGSAALIEVPIKKEYLPNIYVGVSLVKGRVEDESYTNYATDEGKPSFKIGYAGLSVSPREKELNVKITKSHESREPGDEMSVDLYVETKEGQAIETEIMLSVVDLGVLNLIGYRTPNWFNTFYGARPLSVASADTRIHLIGQRNYGEKGDIPGGDGIAESSKLMKAAADMGMDIFSIRKNFLSTAFYQGRVKTDTDGKAKVTFNLPDNITSFRIMASAINKDGYFGASDDVVIVKKNLMLMPTLPEFAYVEDKFKAGSLIYNYSNEDLEIEIQAVGSNVNIENAIQKINVPKGGNADIRFDIIATNRGEAKITILAKGGEYSDAVEKTFEVNTPMTTESVAMFSSMTNDNLNIGLRIPGNSEVYSGAGNLDVYMSPSAFSELTGGLEYLINYPYLCLEQQLSRIYPIIVSKRLIVDMKLTDKTEKELDNMVEDFLKNMPSYQTADGGFAYWTSKTWVSPWLTAYATETMIKAKKEGYKIDEKSLNLALEYLNHYAKSGKAEKPNFWDDEYINLSSIAYISSVLSEGGYDSIEVRAIIDRLYPQINNIPFYGQVQLMRAMYYNKYGNVALNRVRQYVLNALKEDSTTAHYELEDKYSNLYWIHSSAVRDTSVALGSLIEIGYDNPINEKVVRWLIQTRKNGRYLNTQDNVAAYSSMNIYFKKYESVNPNFKAEFIYQSKTLLSETFSDRTNPSVIKSYSLSEFDGERFSNANSKNANATIARNGEGRLYYGVRLKYAPRDLAVNRDAGIKVERYYETKDGKRLDLNKDTFKQGEEYIVTVKITAPYERRFVIADIPIAGGMRILNSNFETESKEIKDITGNYSDRWWGGFNHTENYKDKVLLFADILDKGEHVYKYVVRAATPGEYLLPATKAEEMYNPDIFGYDGQHKIIIEDR, from the coding sequence ATGAAAAATATCATTTCAAAAATTATTTGTTTATTAATATTTTTATTTGCAGGAGATAATTTATTTTGCGCCGTTTTGGTAGATAGAGCGACTCCAATAGGCGAGAATAATAGCAGATATAATTACGAGGCTATAACCGTTTCGTTTAATCAACAAATGGTAAATCTGCAAACTATAAAAGAAATAACTAATCAATATTTTAGTTTTAATATAGATATAAAAGGTTCTTATAGATGGCTTTCGGTTAATACTTTGGCTTTCTATCCTTCGGAAACTTTGCCCGATAATACAAAAATAGCGATAACTCTAAAAAAAGGAATTAAGAGCGAGGTTAGCGGAGAAGTTTTGGCAAACGATTATACTTGGGAATTTAACACTATAAGACCGATAAGAGTAAAAAGCTCTCCTTACAACGAGCAATGGGATGTAGCGACAGATGTAAATATAGTCGTTTATTATAATATGCCTATTTATTTGCAAAGCGCAAAAGAAAAAATTACATTGATTAGCGAAAGCGAAGAGTATTTTAATTACAATATAGATTTCGATATAAGATACGCTACGACTAACGATTTGAGATATTGGGAAATAGACGAATACGATTTGAGGCAGGTTTTGGTAATAACTCCTAAAGAAAAATTTGATAAAAACGAAGCGGTAGTCGTTCATATAGATTCTGGACTTGCCGCTATTGACGGAGATTTGGGAAGCGCCGAACATTATAGTTTTCATTTCCATACTCATGATAATTTTTATTTAAGCGAAAAAAATAGAGAGCAAACTTTAAGCGCGTCTTATTCTCCTGAACCTCCTAAAATTTCTTTTTCTACTAGAGTTAATTGGGCAGATTTGATAAGAAATATTGAAATAACTCCTCAAATTCAACTTCCGTCCGAAGAAGATTTGGAAGACGAAACTTGGAGTAGAAAAGATTTTTCATTATATAGTTTAAGATTTAATCCTAATATTAAATATTCTATAAAAATAAAAGAAAGCCTTAAAGATATTTACGGGCAGACTTTGGGAAAAGAAGAAACTATTATTTTAAATGTTACCGATTATAATCCGAGAGTTTCTATTCCTTCTGGCATGGGAATAGTGGAAGCCTATGAAGGAGTAAGATTTCCAATCGAGGTTATAAATCCTAATCCTATAACCGTGCAGAGTAGATATGTTGATAAAAATAATATAATTCCATTTTTATTGATTAATGGAGGAGTTTATAGATACGATAATTCTACAGAATTCAAAAATTATACGAATATGCATAAAAATTTATTAGGCTATGATTCTAAATCTACTTTTGAAGCTAATGTTCCAAGAAATAGATATATTACAACGCCTTTATATTTAACAAATTATATGAATAATAAAAAATACGGTTTTTTGTCTTTGAACTTTAACGCTTTAGTCGGTTATGATAATTATACTTATAAATCTTCTTCACAGATTCAGATAACAAGTATGGGAGTTACGGGAAAATTTTCGGGCGATTCCAACACAATTTTTGTAACCGATTTAAGAACGGGAAATCCTGTCGCTAACGCTCAAGTTGAAATAAGAGACGATTTTAATAAAATTTTGGCTACCGCTACTACCGATGAAAACGGAATAGCGAATACCGAAGGTTTTAGAGCTTTAAATATTAAAAGAACGAGCAGATGGGATACGCCGAGACAATGGGCTATAGTAACAAAAGGCGAGGATATTTCGTTCATAAATAGCGACTTTGGAACGGGAATATCTCCTTGGCGAATGGATGTAAATTATGATTATTATCAAGAAGATAAAAATTATAATGGCGCTATGTTTAGCGAAAGAGGACTCTATAAACCAGGAGAAGATGTCCATATAAAAGGAGTAGTGCGCGAAAATAAAATTGGAAATTGGCAAATTCCAACCGATTTGAGCAACGCTATATTTACAGTTGACAATTCGAGAGGAGACGAGATACTTAAAGGAAATGTCGAGATAAACGAATTTGGTTCTTATTTAATAGATTTTACTCTTCCCGTTGACGCTCCTACGGGATATTATAATGTTTCTGTTTCTTTTACAAACGGTTCTACAAACGATTATAATTTATTTAGTTTGAGTCAAAGTTTTAGAGTTGAAGAATATAAGGCTTTAGAATTTGAATCGAGACTTTGGGTTGAAGATAAAAAATATTTTTTGGGCGACACTATGCCTATAAAAATGTCGGGTTGGTATTTATTTGGCGAGCCTATGATTTCAAATACGATTGATTATAATATTTCAATGAGAGAGACTTTCTTTATTCCTCCAAATAATGCGGGATTTAGATTTACAAAATTAAGTTGGTATGAAGACGAATATTACAGCGATTATTATTCTACTTTGTCTACGGGAACGGGAGCTTTGGATAATAAAGGAGAATATCTTTATAATCCTAAAATTGACGCGAGTCGTTCTATTCATTCGGCAAATCTTATGATAGAAGCTACAATAACGGGAGAAGATTCGCAAAAAGTAAGTTCAAGTAAAAATGTTTTAGTTCATGGAAGCGATTTTTATATAGGAATAAGAAGGCAAGGATATTTTCTTGAAACCGACAAAAAAACTCAATTAGATTTTATAGCGGTTGACCCTGAAGGAAATAGACTCAAAGGCAAAAAAATTGAAATTCAAATTATAAGAAGACATTGGGAATCGGTAAGAAAAGCTATAACGGGAGGAAGATTTCAATGGGAATCAAAACAGATAGACGATATTATAGAAACAAAAACTATAACTACGGGAATTAATCCTGTCGCTTTCGCTTTTACGCCTAAAAATTCGGGATTATATATAATAACGGCGAGAGCGAAAGATTCCGCAAACAGAGAAGTCGCAGCGGACGAATATATGTATGTTATAGGAAAAGATTACGCGGCTTGGGCTATGTTTGACGATGATTTGCTCGAGCTTATAACGGAAAAAGAGGAATATGTACCTGGTGAAACCGCTCGTATAATGGTAAAATCTCCTTATGAAAACGCTACCGCTTTAGTTACGGTTGAAAGAGAATTCGTTATCGATAGTTATGTCACAAATATAGAAGGAAGCGCCGCTTTAATAGAAGTTCCGATTAAAAAAGAATATTTGCCTAATATTTATGTCGGAGTTTCTTTGGTTAAAGGTAGAGTTGAAGACGAATCTTATACAAATTATGCGACTGACGAAGGAAAGCCTTCATTTAAAATAGGATATGCGGGACTTTCCGTATCGCCAAGAGAAAAAGAGCTTAATGTAAAAATAACAAAATCGCATGAAAGCAGAGAACCTGGCGATGAGATGAGCGTAGATTTATATGTCGAAACTAAAGAAGGGCAGGCTATTGAAACTGAAATTATGTTAAGCGTAGTCGATTTGGGAGTTTTAAATTTAATCGGATATAGAACGCCAAATTGGTTTAATACTTTTTATGGAGCGAGACCTTTAAGTGTGGCGAGCGCGGATACGAGAATTCATTTGATAGGGCAGAGAAATTATGGAGAGAAAGGCGATATTCCAGGCGGAGACGGAATAGCGGAAAGCTCAAAGCTTATGAAAGCCGCCGCCGATATGGGAATGGATATATTCAGCATAAGAAAAAATTTCTTAAGCACGGCATTTTATCAAGGAAGAGTAAAAACGGATACGGACGGAAAAGCAAAAGTTACTTTTAATTTGCCCGATAATATTACATCTTTTAGAATAATGGCTTCGGCTATAAATAAAGACGGATATTTTGGAGCTTCGGACGATGTCGTTATAGTTAAAAAGAATTTGATGCTTATGCCGACTTTACCCGAATTTGCTTATGTGGAAGATAAATTTAAAGCAGGAAGTTTAATTTATAATTATTCAAACGAAGATTTGGAAATTGAAATTCAAGCGGTTGGCTCGAATGTAAATATAGAAAACGCCATTCAAAAAATAAATGTCCCTAAAGGAGGAAACGCGGATATAAGATTTGATATTATAGCTACAAATAGAGGCGAGGCTAAAATTACGATTCTTGCAAAAGGCGGAGAATATAGCGATGCGGTTGAAAAAACTTTTGAAGTTAATACTCCTATGACTACAGAATCTGTCGCTATGTTTTCAAGTATGACTAACGACAATTTAAATATTGGTTTAAGAATTCCAGGTAATTCTGAAGTTTATTCGGGAGCGGGAAATTTGGATGTTTATATGTCGCCAAGCGCGTTCAGCGAATTAACGGGCGGTTTGGAATATTTAATAAATTATCCTTATCTTTGTTTGGAGCAGCAGCTTTCGAGAATCTATCCTATAATAGTAAGCAAAAGGCTAATTGTAGATATGAAACTTACGGATAAAACCGAAAAAGAATTAGATAATATGGTTGAAGATTTTCTTAAAAATATGCCTTCATATCAAACGGCGGATGGCGGATTTGCATATTGGACTAGCAAAACTTGGGTTTCTCCATGGCTTACCGCTTACGCTACGGAAACTATGATAAAGGCTAAAAAAGAAGGCTATAAAATAGATGAAAAATCTTTAAATTTGGCTTTAGAATATCTTAATCATTATGCGAAAAGCGGAAAAGCAGAAAAGCCAAATTTTTGGGATGACGAATATATTAATTTGTCTTCTATAGCTTATATTTCTTCGGTTCTTTCAGAAGGCGGATACGATTCTATTGAGGTTAGAGCGATAATAGATAGATTATATCCTCAAATAAATAATATTCCTTTTTACGGACAGGTTCAATTAATGCGAGCAATGTATTATAATAAATACGGAAATGTCGCGCTTAATAGAGTTCGTCAGTATGTATTAAACGCTTTAAAAGAAGATTCTACAACGGCGCATTATGAACTTGAAGATAAATATTCTAATTTATATTGGATTCATTCTTCGGCGGTTAGAGATACTTCTGTAGCTTTAGGTTCTTTAATTGAAATCGGATACGATAATCCTATAAACGAGAAAGTGGTTCGTTGGCTAATTCAAACGAGAAAAAACGGAAGATATTTAAATACGCAGGATAATGTAGCTGCCTATTCTTCAATGAATATATATTTCAAAAAATACGAAAGTGTTAATCCTAATTTCAAAGCGGAGTTTATATATCAGAGCAAAACTTTATTATCCGAAACTTTTTCAGATAGAACGAATCCGAGCGTTATTAAATCTTATTCGCTTTCAGAATTTGACGGAGAGAGATTTAGTAATGCCAATTCAAAAAATGCTAACGCTACAATAGCAAGAAATGGAGAAGGAAGACTATATTATGGAGTTAGATTGAAATACGCTCCGAGAGATTTAGCCGTTAATAGAGATGCGGGAATAAAAGTAGAAAGATATTATGAAACCAAAGACGGAAAAAGATTAGACTTAAATAAAGACACTTTCAAGCAAGGCGAAGAATATATTGTCACAGTTAAAATTACCGCTCCTTATGAGAGAAGATTTGTAATTGCCGATATTCCTATAGCGGGCGGAATGAGAATATTAAATTCTAATTTTGAAACCGAGAGCAAAGAGATAAAAGATATAACGGGAAATTATAGCGACAGATGGTGGGGCGGATTTAATCATACGGAAAACTATAAAGATAAAGTTTTATTATTTGCCGATATACTAGATAAAGGCGAGCATGTTTATAAGTATGTTGTAAGAGCGGCTACTCCAGGAGAATATTTGCTTCCTGCGACTAAAGCGGAAGAGATGTATAATCCCGATATATTTGGTTATGACGGACAGCATAAAATTATTATAGAAGATAGATAA